In a genomic window of Fundidesulfovibrio soli:
- a CDS encoding efflux RND transporter periplasmic adaptor subunit has product MFSRVYRQRASAMWALLTLISVLSLAGCGKDSPAQAPGGMPPPEVVAATVTRADLPLHIEYMAQTAGSREVQVRARVGGILLKRAYEEGKRVKEGDLMFVIDPAPFQAALTQAKGALAQAEARLAKARRDQERMAKLFKEGVVSQKDRDDAQTDLQTSSAEVDAAKGKVREAALNLEYTKVTAPITGITSKETRSEGSLVVANSETSLLTTMTRLDPLYVNFSIPGSEFSRMRKLRAENRIAFDNGDFLVTIALPDGGQYSRTGRINFTDTSVDTNTGVVKVRAEFPNPEAEVLPGQFVRVRLNGARLKDVIAIPQAAVLQTQQGALVWVVGADKVVQPRPVVLGELMGNSYLVESGLEPGERIITEGVIKVRPGVQVAVRGDAPAAQGQGGPAPAAAQGAK; this is encoded by the coding sequence ATGTTTTCGAGAGTTTACCGGCAGCGCGCGTCCGCCATGTGGGCGCTGCTGACCCTGATTTCGGTGCTGTCCCTGGCCGGCTGCGGCAAGGATTCCCCGGCCCAGGCCCCTGGCGGGATGCCCCCGCCGGAGGTCGTGGCGGCCACCGTGACCCGCGCCGACCTGCCCCTGCACATCGAGTACATGGCCCAGACCGCCGGCTCGCGCGAGGTGCAGGTGCGGGCACGGGTGGGCGGCATCCTGCTCAAGCGCGCCTATGAGGAGGGCAAGCGCGTCAAGGAGGGCGACCTGATGTTCGTCATCGACCCCGCCCCCTTCCAGGCCGCGCTGACCCAGGCCAAGGGCGCGCTGGCCCAGGCCGAAGCCAGGCTGGCCAAGGCCCGGCGCGACCAGGAGCGCATGGCCAAGCTCTTCAAGGAGGGCGTGGTCAGCCAGAAGGACCGCGACGACGCCCAGACCGACCTGCAGACTTCCTCCGCCGAGGTGGACGCCGCCAAGGGCAAGGTGCGCGAGGCCGCGCTCAACCTGGAGTACACCAAGGTCACCGCGCCCATCACCGGCATCACCAGCAAGGAGACCCGCTCCGAGGGCAGCCTGGTGGTGGCCAACTCCGAGACCAGCCTGCTGACCACCATGACGCGGCTCGACCCCCTCTACGTGAACTTCTCCATCCCGGGCTCCGAGTTCTCCCGCATGCGCAAGCTGCGCGCCGAGAACAGGATCGCCTTCGACAACGGCGACTTCCTGGTGACCATCGCCCTGCCCGACGGCGGGCAGTACTCCCGCACCGGGCGCATCAACTTCACCGACACCAGCGTGGACACCAACACCGGCGTGGTCAAGGTGCGCGCCGAGTTCCCCAACCCCGAGGCCGAGGTGCTGCCCGGCCAGTTCGTGCGCGTGCGCCTGAACGGCGCCCGCCTCAAGGACGTGATCGCCATCCCGCAGGCCGCCGTGCTTCAGACCCAGCAGGGCGCGCTCGTGTGGGTGGTGGGGGCGGACAAGGTGGTGCAGCCCAGGCCCGTGGTCCTGGGCGAGCTGATGGGCAACTCCTACCTGGTGGAGAGCGGGCTTGAGCCGGGCGAGCGCATCATCACCGAGGGCGTGATCAAGGTGCGCCCCGGCGTGCAGGTCGCGGTGCGCGGCGACGCCCCGGCAGCCCAGGGCCAGGGTGGCCCGGCCCCGGCCGCCGCGCAGGGGGCCAAATGA
- a CDS encoding MarR family winged helix-turn-helix transcriptional regulator, translating to MVTSCRWRDENRDPRHIGLTIYEVSRAWKARLDELFKPLGLSSATWTVIWALALNEEAMTQRELAQAVFVECSSLVRLLDRLEKDGWVRRVSDAADRRVKRVVLTEKAEPVLEEFEKVAHGFSDYVLDGISQGRLEAAHGVLMEIKRKLDRNA from the coding sequence ATGGTCACTAGCTGCCGCTGGCGCGACGAGAACCGCGACCCCAGGCACATCGGCCTGACCATCTACGAGGTGTCGCGGGCCTGGAAGGCGCGCCTGGACGAGCTGTTCAAGCCCCTGGGCCTCTCCAGCGCCACCTGGACCGTGATCTGGGCTTTGGCCCTCAACGAGGAGGCCATGACCCAGCGTGAGCTGGCCCAGGCCGTGTTCGTGGAGTGCTCCTCCCTGGTGCGGCTGCTGGACAGGCTGGAGAAGGACGGCTGGGTGCGCCGCGTGAGCGACGCGGCGGACAGGCGCGTGAAGCGCGTGGTGCTCACGGAGAAGGCCGAGCCCGTGCTGGAGGAGTTCGAAAAGGTGGCCCACGGCTTCAGCGACTACGTGCTGGACGGCATCTCCCAGGGCAGGCTGGAGGCCGCCCACGGCGTGCTCATGGAGATCAAGCGCAAGTTGGACCGCAACGCCTGA
- a CDS encoding PAS domain-containing sensor histidine kinase has protein sequence MNNPLVFSLLAGIISFSLFVLVNAFLYLKHRDKALLYWACAWSSLTLRNMAVLGGVYWGKGQGLLLLEQVLVLCSSALLLLGVYELMAKRPGRWFHGLFGAAAAWVCAGGIVHIPMPWFYVPTYGIFGVAMVIVGRTMLRNTLPGGVGGRLAGWVLILWGLHALNYPILRPLGLIAPWGFIIGGVLGLLTALALILAYFERLQHDLAIERDRFRSLFHTHTAPILLLDAESLDILDANEGAARFYGFRPAELRGMDFAGISALPREDFVTGLKGALGADGGGFVAPQRLRNGEQRFVEVFCSPARVDGRAVLFSLVHDVTGRVLAQDALRESEARYRAVVERAGVGIVLMDASGVVRTWNAKAEEILGVPAEEALGRPIRERDWKVTWENGEPMAVEDFPSMSTLRTGNPVIGAVLGVSPPSGGFRWITVNTTPVLMDGEDAPRAVSITFSDDTLRRRNEAELQEARRAAEASSEAKSEFLANMSHELRTPLNGIIGMLQLLETSALDLEQRQHLHMVLKSSRRLANLLGDILDLSRLEEGRIGLEPAPFAPASLAADLEELFAPAALEAGTTLECVVAPDVPPTLAGDEPRVRQILFNLVGNAVKFTARGRVRVEISRLPGTGPQEERLLFLVEDTGPGISDARLKDIFDPFVQGEGSYIRQYQGAGLGLSIVRRLVKLMGGALEVESEEGRGTRVYLVLPFRSCGKPGRCLPPGSLVAAGNA, from the coding sequence ATGAACAACCCGCTTGTGTTCTCCTTGCTCGCAGGCATCATCTCCTTCTCCCTGTTCGTTCTGGTCAATGCGTTCCTCTATCTCAAGCACCGCGACAAGGCGCTGCTGTACTGGGCCTGCGCCTGGAGCTCCCTCACGCTGCGCAATATGGCAGTCCTGGGCGGCGTGTACTGGGGCAAGGGCCAAGGGCTGTTGCTGCTGGAGCAGGTGCTGGTTCTCTGCTCCTCGGCCCTGTTGCTGCTGGGCGTCTATGAGCTCATGGCCAAGAGGCCCGGGCGATGGTTCCACGGCCTGTTCGGGGCCGCGGCTGCCTGGGTCTGCGCGGGGGGAATCGTCCACATCCCCATGCCCTGGTTCTATGTGCCGACCTACGGCATCTTCGGGGTCGCGATGGTCATCGTCGGACGCACGATGCTCCGGAACACGCTTCCCGGCGGCGTTGGCGGGCGGCTGGCGGGGTGGGTGCTCATACTTTGGGGCCTGCACGCCCTCAACTACCCCATCCTTCGGCCACTGGGCCTCATCGCCCCCTGGGGTTTCATCATCGGCGGGGTCCTGGGGCTTCTCACTGCCCTGGCGCTCATCCTGGCCTATTTCGAGCGTCTGCAGCACGATCTGGCCATCGAGAGGGACCGCTTCCGCAGCCTGTTCCACACCCATACGGCGCCCATCCTGCTTTTGGATGCCGAAAGCCTGGACATTCTGGACGCCAACGAAGGCGCGGCGCGTTTCTACGGCTTCCGCCCGGCCGAGCTGCGCGGGATGGACTTCGCCGGCATCAGCGCCCTGCCCCGGGAGGATTTCGTCACGGGCCTCAAGGGCGCGCTCGGCGCGGATGGCGGCGGGTTCGTGGCGCCCCAGCGGCTCAGGAACGGGGAGCAGCGCTTCGTGGAGGTCTTCTGTTCCCCGGCCCGGGTGGACGGCCGGGCAGTGTTGTTCTCCCTGGTTCACGACGTCACCGGGCGGGTCCTGGCCCAGGACGCCCTGCGCGAGAGCGAGGCCAGATACCGCGCCGTGGTCGAGCGGGCCGGAGTCGGCATTGTGCTCATGGACGCCTCGGGCGTGGTCCGCACCTGGAACGCCAAGGCGGAGGAGATCCTCGGCGTACCGGCGGAAGAGGCGCTGGGGCGCCCCATCCGGGAGAGGGATTGGAAGGTCACCTGGGAGAACGGCGAACCCATGGCGGTGGAGGACTTCCCTTCCATGAGCACCTTGCGCACGGGAAACCCGGTGATCGGCGCCGTGTTGGGCGTCTCTCCGCCCTCAGGCGGGTTTCGCTGGATCACGGTGAACACCACGCCCGTTCTGATGGATGGCGAGGATGCGCCGAGGGCCGTCTCCATCACCTTCAGCGACGATACGCTCCGCCGGCGAAACGAGGCCGAGCTGCAGGAGGCCCGGCGAGCGGCCGAAGCTTCCAGCGAGGCCAAGTCCGAGTTCCTGGCCAACATGAGCCACGAGCTGCGCACGCCCCTCAACGGCATCATAGGCATGCTGCAGTTGCTGGAAACCAGTGCGCTCGATCTGGAACAGCGGCAACATCTCCACATGGTCCTCAAGTCGTCCCGGCGGCTGGCCAATCTGCTCGGGGACATACTGGACCTCTCCCGCCTGGAGGAAGGCCGCATCGGGCTTGAACCGGCGCCCTTCGCCCCCGCCTCCCTGGCGGCGGACCTGGAGGAGCTGTTCGCTCCGGCCGCGCTCGAAGCGGGCACCACACTGGAGTGCGTGGTGGCCCCGGATGTCCCTCCCACGCTGGCGGGCGACGAGCCCCGCGTGCGCCAAATTTTATTCAACCTCGTGGGCAACGCGGTGAAGTTCACGGCGCGCGGGCGCGTGCGGGTGGAGATCAGCCGCCTGCCAGGGACCGGGCCGCAGGAAGAGCGCCTGCTGTTCCTGGTGGAAGACACGGGGCCCGGCATATCCGACGCCAGACTCAAGGATATCTTCGACCCCTTCGTCCAGGGCGAGGGCAGCTACATCCGCCAGTATCAGGGGGCCGGGCTGGGGCTATCCATCGTGCGCCGCCTGGTGAAGCTCATGGGCGGGGCGTTGGAAGTGGAAAGCGAGGAGGGCCGGGGCACGCGCGTCTACCTTGTGCTGCCCTTCCGCTCATGCGGGAAGCCGGGGCGTTGCCTGCCTCCCGGGAGCCTTGTGGCGGCCGGGAATGCCTGA
- a CDS encoding efflux RND transporter permease subunit, whose amino-acid sequence MISRFFLSRPVFSTVISLVIILAGLVSLRALPIAQYPDIIPPEVLVATAYPGASPEIIAQTVAAPLEQQINGVENMLYMRSTSAGDGSVTIAVVFAVGTDPNQATINVNNRVQAAQPFLPDDVRRQGVTVTKKSSNMLMVLSMDSPEGRYDTIFVSNYALVNVIDELKRVPGVGDAMIFGAKDYSMRIWLRPDKLAQLKLTPADVAAAVREQNSQYAAGRIGEEPQPAPVDVNYMVITQGRLATAEEFENIILRADPDGSTLRLKDVARVELGSKDYSFVGKRMGHPTVPMGIFLASGANALDTADRVKAKMDELSKRFPEGVGYAIPYDTTTFVRVSIHEVVKTLAEAMLLVFLVVYLFLQSFRATLIPCLAVPVSIIGTFAGMYMLGFTINTLTLFGMVLAIGIVVDDAIVVLENVERIMRTQGLGPKEATAKAMEEVTGPVIAIVLVLCAVFVPVAFLGGLTGQMYKQFAITIAVSVVISGLVALTLTPSLCALLLKPVHEEPNRFFRGFNAWFDRITSGYSSGVAFLLRRAGVAVLLFAVLCAGAMALFRMTPSGMLPDEDQGYALAVNILPDGAALHHTLELSSQLDKMNLQDPVVRSNITFSGYDFLTGASRSNYSTSFLDLKPWDERTKPGESSFDLVGRIFGRGMALPRGLTLAFNPPPIQGMSSTGGFELYIQNRGEGDSKALAGMLDKVMAEGAKHPELGRLSTTFGANVPQLRVNLDRNKAKALGVPVNAVFEAMQATFGAYYINDFNKYGRTFRVMLQSEANFRDRPEGLRDVYVRSQRGEMIPLTALVDVQLTSGPEVVERFNVFPAAKIMGGPAPGFSSGQAIAAMEKAAAAALPPEYTLAWTGTAYQEKLTGGTSSLVFVLAIVMVFLILAAQYERWSLPVAVVLAVPFAMFGAILATWGRGLMNDLYFQIALVTLVGLAAKNAILIVEFATARQKKGMDAAQAALEASKLRFRPIIMTSLAFVLGCLPLAVSSGAGAASRHAIGTGVVGGMLGATVIAPFFIPVFYKIIVNLGARLRFKAGEASNGH is encoded by the coding sequence ATGATCTCGCGCTTCTTCCTTTCGCGCCCGGTCTTCTCCACGGTAATCTCCCTGGTCATCATCCTGGCCGGGCTGGTGTCCCTGCGGGCGCTTCCCATCGCCCAGTACCCGGACATCATCCCGCCCGAGGTCCTGGTGGCCACGGCCTATCCCGGCGCCAGCCCGGAGATCATCGCCCAGACGGTCGCCGCCCCCCTGGAGCAGCAGATCAACGGCGTCGAGAACATGCTCTACATGCGCTCCACCAGCGCGGGCGACGGCTCCGTGACCATCGCCGTGGTCTTCGCCGTGGGCACCGACCCGAACCAGGCCACCATCAACGTCAACAACCGCGTGCAGGCGGCCCAGCCCTTCCTGCCCGACGACGTGCGCCGCCAGGGCGTCACGGTGACCAAGAAGTCCTCCAACATGCTCATGGTGCTCTCCATGGACTCGCCGGAGGGCCGCTACGACACCATCTTCGTCAGCAACTACGCCCTGGTGAACGTCATCGACGAGCTCAAGCGCGTGCCCGGCGTGGGCGACGCCATGATCTTCGGCGCCAAGGACTACTCCATGCGCATCTGGCTGCGCCCGGACAAGCTGGCCCAGCTCAAGCTGACCCCGGCCGACGTGGCCGCCGCCGTGCGGGAGCAGAACTCCCAGTACGCGGCCGGGCGCATCGGCGAGGAGCCGCAGCCCGCGCCCGTGGACGTCAACTACATGGTCATCACCCAGGGCCGCCTGGCCACGGCCGAGGAGTTCGAGAACATCATCCTGCGCGCCGACCCCGACGGCTCCACCCTGCGCCTGAAGGACGTGGCCCGCGTGGAGCTGGGCTCCAAGGACTACAGCTTCGTGGGCAAGCGCATGGGCCACCCCACGGTGCCCATGGGCATCTTCCTGGCCTCCGGGGCCAACGCCCTGGACACCGCCGACCGGGTCAAGGCCAAGATGGACGAGCTCTCCAAGCGCTTCCCCGAGGGCGTGGGCTACGCCATACCCTACGACACCACCACCTTCGTGCGCGTCTCCATCCACGAGGTGGTCAAGACCCTGGCCGAGGCCATGCTGCTGGTCTTCCTGGTGGTCTACCTCTTCCTGCAGAGCTTCCGGGCCACGCTCATCCCCTGCCTGGCCGTGCCGGTCTCCATCATCGGCACCTTCGCGGGCATGTACATGCTGGGCTTCACCATCAACACGCTCACGCTCTTCGGCATGGTGCTGGCCATCGGCATCGTGGTGGACGACGCCATCGTGGTGCTGGAGAACGTGGAGCGCATCATGCGGACGCAGGGGCTCGGCCCCAAGGAGGCCACGGCCAAGGCCATGGAGGAGGTGACCGGCCCGGTCATCGCCATCGTGCTGGTGCTCTGCGCCGTGTTCGTGCCCGTGGCCTTCCTGGGCGGGCTCACCGGCCAGATGTACAAGCAGTTCGCCATCACCATCGCGGTGTCGGTGGTCATCTCCGGCCTGGTGGCGCTCACGCTCACCCCGAGCCTGTGCGCCCTGCTGCTTAAGCCCGTGCATGAGGAGCCGAACCGCTTCTTCAGGGGCTTCAACGCCTGGTTCGACAGGATCACCTCCGGGTACTCCTCCGGGGTCGCCTTCCTGCTCAGGCGGGCCGGGGTCGCGGTGCTGCTGTTCGCGGTGCTGTGCGCCGGGGCCATGGCCCTGTTCCGCATGACGCCCTCGGGCATGCTCCCCGACGAGGACCAGGGCTACGCCCTGGCCGTGAACATCCTGCCCGACGGCGCGGCCCTGCACCACACCCTGGAGCTGAGCTCCCAGCTGGACAAGATGAACCTGCAGGACCCCGTGGTGCGCAGCAACATCACCTTCTCCGGCTACGACTTCCTCACCGGGGCGTCGCGCTCCAACTACTCCACCTCGTTCCTGGACCTCAAACCCTGGGATGAGCGCACCAAGCCGGGCGAGAGCTCCTTCGACCTGGTGGGCCGCATCTTCGGGCGCGGCATGGCCCTGCCCCGCGGCCTGACCCTGGCCTTCAACCCGCCGCCCATCCAGGGCATGAGCAGCACCGGCGGTTTCGAACTCTATATCCAGAACCGCGGCGAAGGCGACAGCAAGGCCCTGGCCGGCATGCTGGACAAGGTCATGGCCGAGGGCGCCAAGCATCCCGAGCTGGGCAGGCTCTCCACCACCTTCGGGGCCAACGTGCCGCAGCTGCGCGTCAACCTGGACCGCAACAAGGCCAAGGCCCTGGGCGTGCCGGTGAACGCCGTGTTCGAGGCCATGCAGGCCACCTTCGGGGCCTACTACATCAACGACTTCAACAAGTACGGGCGCACCTTCCGGGTCATGCTCCAGTCCGAGGCCAACTTCCGCGACCGCCCCGAGGGCCTGCGCGACGTGTACGTGCGCTCCCAGCGCGGCGAGATGATCCCCCTGACCGCCCTGGTGGACGTGCAGCTCACCAGCGGCCCCGAGGTGGTGGAGCGCTTCAACGTGTTCCCGGCGGCCAAGATCATGGGCGGCCCGGCCCCGGGCTTCAGCTCGGGCCAGGCCATCGCGGCCATGGAGAAGGCCGCCGCGGCCGCGCTGCCCCCGGAATACACCCTGGCCTGGACCGGCACCGCCTACCAGGAGAAGCTCACCGGCGGCACCTCCAGCCTGGTGTTCGTGCTGGCCATCGTCATGGTCTTCCTGATCCTGGCGGCCCAGTACGAGCGGTGGTCCCTGCCGGTGGCGGTGGTCCTGGCCGTGCCTTTCGCCATGTTCGGGGCCATCCTGGCCACCTGGGGCCGGGGCCTGATGAACGACCTCTACTTCCAGATCGCCCTGGTGACCCTGGTCGGCCTGGCGGCCAAGAACGCCATCCTCATCGTGGAGTTCGCCACGGCCCGCCAGAAGAAAGGTATGGACGCGGCCCAGGCCGCCCTGGAGGCCTCCAAGCTGCGCTTCCGCCCCATCATCATGACCTCCCTGGCCTTCGTGCTGGGCTGCCTGCCCCTGGCCGTCAGCTCCGGCGCGGGCGCGGCCAGCCGCCACGCCATCGGCACCGGCGTGGTGGGCGGCATGCTCGGGGCCACGGTCATCGCGCCGTTCTTCATCCCGGTGTTCTACAAGATCATCGTCAACCTGGGCGCGCGCCTGCGCTTCAAGGCCGGGGAGGCAAGCAATGGTCACTAG
- a CDS encoding PAS domain-containing hybrid sensor histidine kinase/response regulator translates to MPHADPERAELLAVIEELRASNARLESELRALRSRDSACHGPAEDHPSRDTLESREALFRAMLRNLPVDFWARDPAQRIIMQSQESLRLWGDLSEGSPADLSVDPYVRETWLENNRRVYSGETVCSQREYVLPLGGRRIFHEVATPIVDQGRMLGVMGLNIDVTTARLAQEALRVSESRFRNIVESVRRIAIQGYDANRRVILWNQASEEIYGYTQEEALGRQLEDLIIPGPMREGVIQAVTDWVERGVPIPPGELVLRHKDGHDVPVYSSHVMQPGPGGSKEMYCIDVDLSEVHRMNLELKEAKEQAEAASKSKSEFLANMSHEVRTPLNGILGMLQLLQTTELDSEQAEYVHTGIAASARLARLLSDILDLSRIESNRLSLETANFRLSGVTEPIRDLFRHEARRKGLELLIEVSEALPAWLTGDEHRLRQVLFNLVGNALKFTEAGHVVVEVYPGASWRDGCGQDVSRVVFTVRDTGIGMPEEKISALFQPFTQVSQSYVRDHQGAGLGLAIVKRLVAMMGGGIAIESEEGQGTAVHVCLPLKPGIPQAEEARPALRLDAPPRLPEGLRVLLVEDERVNRMAMRRMLEKEGCLVDEAGNGAEALKALSAGGCQLVLMDIQMPVMDGVEATRAIRGAEAFRTQARVPIVALTAYAMTGDREKFLAVGMDAYLSKPVELDKLRQVVAKVLAARGAGPAAGLNA, encoded by the coding sequence ATGCCACATGCCGACCCCGAGCGAGCGGAACTGCTCGCCGTCATTGAGGAGCTTCGAGCGAGCAACGCCCGGCTGGAGAGCGAGTTGCGCGCGTTACGCTCCCGTGACTCCGCCTGCCACGGCCCCGCCGAAGACCACCCCTCCCGCGATACGCTTGAAAGCAGGGAGGCCCTGTTCCGGGCCATGCTGCGCAACCTCCCCGTTGATTTCTGGGCGCGCGACCCCGCCCAGCGCATCATCATGCAGAGCCAGGAGTCCCTCCGCCTCTGGGGCGACCTCAGCGAAGGCTCCCCGGCGGACCTGAGCGTCGATCCATATGTCAGGGAAACCTGGCTCGAGAACAACCGTAGGGTCTATTCCGGCGAGACGGTCTGCTCTCAGAGGGAGTACGTGCTGCCGCTGGGCGGGCGGCGCATCTTCCACGAGGTGGCCACTCCCATCGTGGACCAGGGCCGGATGCTCGGCGTCATGGGGCTCAACATAGACGTCACCACAGCCCGGCTGGCCCAGGAAGCCCTGCGCGTCAGCGAGAGCCGCTTCCGCAATATCGTGGAGAGCGTGCGCCGGATCGCCATCCAGGGCTACGACGCGAATCGGCGCGTGATACTCTGGAACCAGGCCAGCGAGGAAATTTACGGCTACACGCAGGAGGAGGCACTGGGCCGCCAGCTGGAGGACCTCATCATACCCGGGCCAATGCGCGAAGGCGTGATCCAGGCCGTCACGGACTGGGTGGAGCGGGGCGTGCCAATCCCTCCGGGGGAGCTCGTTCTCAGGCACAAGGACGGCCATGACGTGCCGGTCTACTCCTCCCACGTGATGCAGCCGGGGCCTGGCGGCTCCAAGGAGATGTACTGCATCGACGTGGACCTTTCCGAGGTCCACCGCATGAACCTGGAGCTCAAGGAGGCCAAGGAGCAGGCCGAGGCCGCCAGCAAGAGCAAATCGGAGTTCCTGGCCAACATGAGCCACGAGGTGCGCACCCCGCTCAACGGCATCCTGGGCATGCTCCAGCTGCTCCAGACCACCGAACTGGACAGTGAGCAGGCCGAATACGTGCATACCGGCATCGCCGCGTCAGCGAGGCTGGCCCGCCTGCTCTCCGACATCCTGGACCTGTCGCGCATCGAGTCCAACCGTTTGAGCCTTGAAACAGCCAACTTCCGCCTGTCCGGCGTGACCGAGCCCATCCGCGACCTTTTCCGCCACGAGGCCAGGCGCAAGGGGCTCGAGCTGCTCATCGAGGTCTCCGAAGCCCTGCCCGCCTGGCTCACGGGCGACGAGCACAGGCTGCGCCAGGTGCTCTTCAACCTGGTGGGCAATGCCCTGAAGTTCACGGAAGCCGGTCACGTGGTTGTGGAGGTCTACCCCGGGGCCTCATGGCGCGACGGGTGCGGCCAGGATGTTTCACGCGTGGTGTTCACCGTGCGGGATACGGGCATCGGGATGCCGGAAGAGAAGATATCCGCCCTGTTCCAGCCCTTCACCCAGGTCAGCCAGTCCTACGTGCGCGACCATCAGGGCGCGGGCCTGGGCCTGGCCATAGTCAAACGCCTGGTGGCCATGATGGGCGGCGGCATCGCCATTGAGAGCGAGGAGGGCCAAGGCACGGCCGTGCACGTCTGCCTGCCGCTCAAGCCCGGAATCCCCCAGGCGGAGGAAGCCAGGCCCGCGCTCCGACTTGACGCTCCCCCACGGCTGCCCGAAGGGCTGCGGGTGCTGCTTGTGGAGGACGAACGGGTCAACCGTATGGCCATGCGCCGCATGCTGGAGAAGGAAGGCTGCCTCGTGGACGAGGCGGGCAACGGGGCCGAGGCGCTCAAGGCGCTGTCGGCCGGGGGCTGCCAGCTGGTGCTCATGGATATCCAGATGCCCGTGATGGACGGCGTGGAGGCCACACGGGCCATACGCGGGGCCGAGGCCTTCAGGACGCAGGCCAGGGTGCCCATCGTCGCGCTGACGGCCTATGCCATGACCGGAGACCGGGAGAAGTTCCTGGCCGTCGGGATGGATGCTTACCTGAGCAAGCCCGTGGAGTTGGATAAACTGCGCCAGGTGGTGGCCAAAGTGCTTGCGGCGCGCGGGGCCGGGCCGGCCGCGGGCCTCAACGCGTGA
- a CDS encoding acyltransferase — MTGMTSCTTNQVPQRVLYLDTLRCISILGVVLLHCAMPLLGSSDMAELLPGLIYSALCMFCVPTLIMISGALLLGDPRPLRLGKFFGKRFAKIAWPLVIWSAVYYLATCIVEPSAPNLISFGKRLLTGLWAGPLWFLYMIAGVYLMVPFLKPAFSDPRTPLGPLFVGLLFGITALNLATRLLWQHDLNTFLTSAVMPHYLGYFVLGHVLHQRTVRVPGGRVTLALAFLAFTGVNVVGEYVCDKSPDMLPDSFFNYHQPFSMLAAVSAFLLFKQDGCAGLGFASKAIQTVSRLSFGIFLAHALILFLVTGALPLLVQPGQGLDWTTVNPWVGPLLTALVVFILSALLTWGLQRTPWLRRAVP, encoded by the coding sequence ATGACTGGAATGACCTCCTGCACCACGAACCAGGTACCTCAACGGGTATTGTATCTCGACACGCTTCGCTGCATCAGCATCTTGGGCGTGGTCCTGCTGCATTGCGCCATGCCTCTGCTCGGCTCCTCCGACATGGCCGAACTTCTGCCCGGGCTGATCTATTCCGCCCTGTGCATGTTCTGCGTGCCTACGTTGATCATGATCAGCGGCGCGCTGCTCCTGGGCGACCCGCGCCCGCTGCGCCTGGGCAAGTTCTTCGGCAAGCGCTTCGCAAAGATCGCCTGGCCGCTGGTGATCTGGTCCGCCGTCTATTACCTTGCCACCTGCATCGTCGAGCCCAGCGCGCCCAACCTGATCAGCTTCGGCAAGCGCCTGCTCACCGGGCTCTGGGCCGGGCCGCTGTGGTTCCTGTACATGATCGCAGGGGTGTACCTCATGGTGCCCTTCCTCAAGCCCGCCTTCTCCGACCCGCGAACGCCCCTGGGCCCGCTGTTCGTGGGCCTCCTCTTCGGGATCACCGCCCTGAACCTGGCCACCCGCCTGCTCTGGCAGCACGACCTGAACACCTTCCTGACCAGCGCCGTGATGCCCCACTACCTGGGATATTTCGTGCTCGGCCACGTGCTGCACCAGCGCACGGTGCGGGTGCCGGGGGGGCGCGTCACGCTTGCCCTGGCCTTCCTGGCCTTCACCGGGGTGAACGTGGTGGGCGAGTACGTCTGCGACAAATCACCGGACATGCTGCCCGACAGCTTCTTCAACTACCACCAGCCGTTCTCGATGCTCGCGGCCGTGTCGGCCTTCCTGCTCTTCAAGCAGGACGGCTGCGCCGGGCTGGGCTTCGCCAGCAAGGCCATCCAGACCGTGAGCCGACTCTCCTTCGGCATCTTCCTGGCCCACGCCCTGATACTGTTCCTGGTCACGGGCGCGCTGCCCCTGCTTGTGCAGCCCGGGCAAGGGCTGGACTGGACCACCGTGAACCCCTGGGTTGGCCCGCTGCTCACCGCACTGGTGGTGTTCATCCTCTCAGCCCTGCTGACCTGGGGATTGCAGCGCACGCCCTGGCTGCGCCGGGCCGTGCCGTGA